The region GAGACGATGAGCGGGTCCCAGCTTTGCCGACTCTTGACGCCAGCTGACCTGCCTACCCATAGACCACAGACTCAGCCGCCGCGATATCCTGCCGCGTGAATACAATCATGCAGTCGGGAAGTTCTGCCCCGGACGCCGGGGACTCCGTGTCCCGGTGGGGAGTGATCGTGATGGTGTACCAACGTGCATCCGGGCCGAACGTCACTTCTTTCACCGGGCGGAATACCCCATCCGAGACCTCATAGAGCCTCCCCCGGGTCTCATCGTAGTGATCCCCGTACGCGTTCGGGCTCAAAAGAAGTGTCATACCCTGCTCCCGGAAGGGGATATCCTCCAGAGCGATGGCGTCGACCTCCCGTAAGAGGGCGAGGGGGTGCACCCCCTGCACGGAGTAGGCAAGTTTCTGCGATTTGGCGGATACGATTCCGCCCGGCCCCGCATACGCCTCGTACGCGTGCTGCTCGCCGTCCTTATCGCCGTAGAAGTAGAGCCATATCACCCGAGCCGCGCCATCCCCGGCGAGATCGACCTCCAGCTTCCGCAGCACAGCCGACTCGTTCTCAACGCCGGTGCTTTCGACGGTGATCTCCCAGAGGTCCAGGATGGCCGGATGGTATGCCGGGGACTCAAGATGGGTGATATTCTCGATGCGGGTGACGTCCGGGGCCTCCGGTAAGATGAAGAAGTGCATGCAGGCGTAGACAGCTATTACTCCGACGATAACGGCAAGGATCGGTCGTCTCATGGTAGTTCCGGGCCGATGGAACCGGCGTGGTTAAAGTCAGTATGGGACCGGCCGGGCTTGAAGTTTCCGAAAAGTGACCGGTCCGGAGTATCGTTGGTTTACCACGGCCACTGGTCGAATTCACTCCTCTCACGCCCCGACGTGTAGAGGAATGTGAGAGAAAAGGTATATGGAGTAACGATCCAGTCTCAAGACGGCAACACCCGTGGAAGTGCATCTGAGTAACCCTTGCCTGTTCCGGGCGGCGGAAAAACCTCGGTTGTCACTTAAGGGGCGATACCGTGTATAATCGCGGGCCTGCGGTACTCTTGCGACCACGGACGGAGAACGAGCATGGAGATAGAAGCATATACACTGACCGGTGATAACACATGACGGCGGAACGGGTCTTCACCGTGGCCCAAAAAGAGTTCACTGACCAGATAACGGGCTGGCGATTTCTGGTGATCCTCGCCCTCTTCCTCGCCATCGCCCTGGTGGGGACGTACAGCGGGGTCGTGAGCTACGAGAGAGAACTGGATAGATACTCGGAGCAATTGGCCGCGATGGATAACCAGAATGACGGACCGGCCGGGATGATGCCCGCAAAACCGCCAGTTGAGGGCGTTTACTCCTCAATGTTCCTCACGCTGATCTCCTACGGGGGGCTCCTTGCCATCGCCGTCGGGTCCGGCCTGGTCTCCGGGGAGAAGGAGTCACGGTCGCTCAAAAGCCTGCTCTCCCACCCGGTCTACCGCGACGAGATCATCAACGGCAAAGCGCTTGGGGGCGTGGCGCTGCTGGTCCTCGTCGTCGGGGGGGTGCTCCTCATCTCCACCGCGCTGCTCCTCGTCTTCTCGATCGTGCCCTCCCCCGATGATCTCTGGATGATCCTGACCTATGCCGGGGTCACCCTCCTCTTCCTTGTGACGTTCTTCTCCATCGCGCTTGCCTTCTCCACCCTCTGCCGGGAGAGCGGCAGCGCCCTGCTCCTCGCGGTGGTCGTCTTCATCCTTCTCTCGTCCGTGATCCCCTACACCACCACGCATATCGGCACGGCACTCATGATGGAGGAACCCGACCGCGCCGCATACGGAGGAGATACCTCATCGGAAGGCTACCAGGCGGAGATCACGGCATACTACGGGCAGTGGGATTTGATCAAGAGTGCCACCAACCTCCTCTCCCCGAGGATGGCGATCGACAACTTGATCCAGAGTACTCACAACTCTTACAGCTCCCCAGGGGCGACCCTGGAAGACACGCTCGGCAAGATATGGTCGAGCGTTGCGGCCCTGACCATCTACCCCGTCGTCTTCTTCGCTATCGCGTACACGAGGTTCCTGCGGATGGACATCCGGTAAGCACACCTTGGAGGGAGCGGGACCGAGTATGGGGCACTCCCAGTTCCGGTCGGGACCCTCTCCAGTTCCGTGAGCCGTACAGGATGTATCTGGCCTTCCGCTTTCCGGAGAAGACAGCGGACATGTAGAGAGAAGTGAGAGAAAAGGTAAATACTCCTACGCTGAGGTAGCAGTGCGGGTGCCGGAATCGGGCATTCGCATAAGTCGCGGGGCCACACATCCGCGGTTCACGACAGGATGATGCGCCCCGCATGCCCGGAGGGCGAGAAGAAGGTTGTTATTACCTCTTCTTATAGGTACGTTTTCTCCCCTCCGGCGCCGTAGCAATGGAGGAAGCAGAAGATGAAAATAAGAAACGGATCTATCACGGTCTGGGCGATGCTGGCACTGGTTGTACTGGCATCCGTCGGTGCGGTCTCCGCAGCCCAGACTCAAAGTCAGGAGAACATTGAAGTCGGAGCCGAGGATACCGGCGACATCGGGATCCTGGGCACAGAAAACCTGGGTAGCATGTATACGGACGGCACCGCCAATACGGCACAAGTTGTAACGAACGGCCCTATAACCATGCCGGCCGGATACAACACATTCACAGCGTCATATAGCAACGAGAACGACAAAGATAACGACGGGCAGGGAGCACTCTACCGTCTGACCGTATGGGATGCTCAGGGTGTTAAGCATACAGAGCAAATAAAGGTGGACTGGGCGACCAGCGGGACAATCGAAGTGAGTTTTGATTCACAGGGTAGCGGCGACGCCCAGTATGAACTCTGGTGCGAGACACACGGATGGTTCGATACTACGGAAGCAACGGACACAGGCATCGGCGACCTCGACTACATCTGAAGAAGGTGCGATCCCCCGGGAATGCACCTATTTTTTGAAACGGTGATCCAATTGAGCGGAAAAGTATTGTGCAGCATCGTCTTGGTGCTGGGCCTTGTCACCCTCCTCGGGTACGGGCTCGTATCGTATGCCGCTGAGGACATCGTCGTGAACACCACTACCTCCGGCGGCAAGATCATCTTCCAGGATAACGACTCCCACGGCGTCTATCCCCTCGGCAGAGCCGGGGTCGACTTCGGGAGCAACGCAACGCTCTCAAACACGACCCCTTCGTTCGAGACAGGGATAGGAAGAAGCGTCTTCCTTGTCATATGCGAAAGCGACCGGGGAAATGAACTCGGCGAGACCAGGACGGCCGTCTTTACCCTGACGGTTTGGGACCCCGTAGGGGTGCCGCACAGCACCACCCGGGAATTTGGGGGGATCTGCTCTGAAACGCTGAGCGTAGATTGTTCTCCGTTTGAACCCGGAGAGGGTCGGTTCGAGGTCACATCGACCATCCGCGAGAAGCGGCTGAACCTTCCGGCGGTCTTCGATCGCTGACACGACGCGGGACCCTGTGTTCCGGCTTCTCGATGGCGCCCGGGCGGTAACGGGCGCATCTGTTCGGGAGGCCCGCTCCGGGGGGAGGGAAACGGGCCGGATACCCGAGATCATGTGCGCCGACGTGTAGAGAGGTTTGAGAGAAAAGGTAAATAGAGTTACATTCCAGTCTCAGGATAGCAATATCCAGGTGGCTTTTTCGGACCCGAAAAGAGCCGACGGTGTTGATAGGCGGAACCGGTGTGATTCTGTACGATAATGGAGGGTGACGGTATGACAACGAAATCGACGGCAACGGGGCGGGTGCAGGCACATCAACGTGCAAAAACCCCTGCGGCGGGCAGGGATACCTTCCGGATACCGATCTCCCGGGGGGTCGCATGACGGCGGAACGGGTCTTCACCGTAGCCCGGAAAGAATTTACCGACCAGATCACGGGCTGGCGGTTCCTGGTGATCTTCGCCCTCTTCCTGAGCCTTGCCCTGATGGGGACATACACCGGGATTGAGTATTACCAGAGCGACCTGACGAGGTATACCGAAGATCTGATAACAATGGAGACGGCGGACGATGGACCGGAACGAATGATGCCCCCGGTCGCACCGCCGGTCGCAGACATTTACTCCTCGATGTTCGGGACGCTGATCTCCAGCGGGGGCCTCCTTGCCATCGCCGTCGGGTTCGACCGGGTCTCCAGGGAGAAGGAGTCCCGATCGCTCAAAAGCCTGCTCTCCCACCCGGTCTACCGCGACGAGATCATCAACGGCAAAGCGCTTGGGGGCGTGGCGCTGCTGGTCCTCGTCGTCGGGGGGGTGCTCCTCATCTCCACCGCGCTGCTCCTCGTCTTCTCGATCGTGCCCTCCCCGGGTGAACTCTGGATGATCCTGACCTATGCCGCCGTCACCCTCCTCTTCCTTGTGACGTTCTTCTCCATCGCGCTTGCGCTCTCCACCCTCTGCCGGAAGAGCGGCAGTGCCCTGATCCTCGCGGCGGTCGTCTTCATTCTCCTCGTGTTTCTGGTCCCTTACACCACCGCGAATATCGGCATGGCCCTCATGATGGAGAAGCCCGATCCGGGGGCATATGGAGGGGATACCTCATCGGAAGGCTACCAGGCGGAGATCACGGCATACGCCGAGCAGATGAAGGTGATCGAGAGCGCTGTCAACCTCTTCTCGCCGCAGATGGCCGTCAACACCCTCATCAACGGGATATCCAGATCCCCGGGGACGACCCTGGAAGATACGCTCGGCAAGATATGGTCGAGCATTGCGGCCCTGACCGTCTACCCCGTTGTCTTCTTCGCTATCGCGTACACGAGGTTCCTGCGGATGGACATCCGGTAAGCACACCTTGGAGGGAGGGACCGGGTACGGAGCCCCGGCACTCCCGGTTCCCACCGGGACCCTCTCCTGTTCCGTGGGCCGTATAAGATGTATCCAGCCTTCCGCTTTCCGAAGAAGACCGCGAACATGTAGAGAGAAGTGAGAGAAAAGGTAAATACTGCGACGCTGACGTAGCAGTGCGGACATCCGGAGAAGGCATTCGGAAAAGTTGCGGCGCCATATCTATGGTTCATGGCCGGATGATGCGCCCCGCATGCCCGGAGGCGAAATGAAGGTTGTTATTACCTCCGCTTATCGGTACCTTATTTCCTCCAACCAGTGTTGGAGCAAAGGAGAGAACAATAGATGATGCGAAGAAATGGATCTATCGCAGTCCGGGCGGTGCTGGCACTGGTTGTACCGGCACCTGTCGGTGCGGTCTCTGCAGCCCGATCGACCAACAGATCCCTGTCGTCAAGATTTTTGATTCGCAGGGCAGCGGCGACGCCCAGTACGAACTCTGGTGCGAGACGCACGATTGGTTAGATACTGAGAAGGCATCGGCGACCTCGACTATGTCTGAAGTTAATTCTTCATGAGAGAGAACGGTGATCAGATTGAGCGGTAAACTATCATGCAGCATCATCCTGGTACTGGGCTTCGCCGGTCTTCTCCTGGCGCACGGGATAGCATGCGCCGAGGAGGATGTAGTCGTGAATACCACCACCTCCAGCGGAAAAATCATCTTCCAGGAGAACGCCTCCCATGGCGTCTACGCTCTCGCCGGAGCTTCGGCCGACTTCGGGACCGACATGGTTCTTTCGAATTCGATCTCCTCGATCGAGACGGGAACCGGAAAAAGCGTCTTCACCGCCACGTGGAGAAACGACCAGAAAAATGAATTCGGCAGCGCAAAGACGGCTATCTTCACCCTGACGGTCTGGGACCCCACAGGGCTACCCCGCACTGCCACCCGGGAAACAGGAAGGGTCAATTCCGGAACGTTAAGCGTATCCTGCTTCCCGTTTGAACCCGGAGAAGGGCGATTCGAGTTCACATCGACCATCCGTGAGAAGCGGCTGAGCCTCTCAGCGGCGTTCGACCGCTGACACTTCTTCCGGCTATCTTCGTTACCCTTGTCCGGCCGCTTGCCCTTCCTCCGACCACAGCGTGCTCTTCATCGCCGTGACCGGTGGCCCGCGCGACCTGGCGCAGACCCTTCCCTAGCA is a window of Methanoculleus sp. 7T DNA encoding:
- a CDS encoding ABC transporter permease; the protein is MTAERVFTVAQKEFTDQITGWRFLVILALFLAIALVGTYSGVVSYERELDRYSEQLAAMDNQNDGPAGMMPAKPPVEGVYSSMFLTLISYGGLLAIAVGSGLVSGEKESRSLKSLLSHPVYRDEIINGKALGGVALLVLVVGGVLLISTALLLVFSIVPSPDDLWMILTYAGVTLLFLVTFFSIALAFSTLCRESGSALLLAVVVFILLSSVIPYTTTHIGTALMMEEPDRAAYGGDTSSEGYQAEITAYYGQWDLIKSATNLLSPRMAIDNLIQSTHNSYSSPGATLEDTLGKIWSSVAALTIYPVVFFAIAYTRFLRMDIR
- a CDS encoding ABC transporter permease subunit, with translation MTAERVFTVARKEFTDQITGWRFLVIFALFLSLALMGTYTGIEYYQSDLTRYTEDLITMETADDGPERMMPPVAPPVADIYSSMFGTLISSGGLLAIAVGFDRVSREKESRSLKSLLSHPVYRDEIINGKALGGVALLVLVVGGVLLISTALLLVFSIVPSPGELWMILTYAAVTLLFLVTFFSIALALSTLCRKSGSALILAAVVFILLVFLVPYTTANIGMALMMEKPDPGAYGGDTSSEGYQAEITAYAEQMKVIESAVNLFSPQMAVNTLINGISRSPGTTLEDTLGKIWSSIAALTVYPVVFFAIAYTRFLRMDIR